The following are encoded in a window of Dysidea avara chromosome 4, odDysAvar1.4, whole genome shotgun sequence genomic DNA:
- the LOC136254360 gene encoding uncharacterized protein: MQKSSDEVLCRPCKRLNSYLDHQRRRSDVSPGTRLKRQQPSSRYKLKYLSPASIRKRKAATQKERSNDKAKLSRLSEFDITLEDDQSDEVSEVLQTIEQQCSEELHSILKEADTHSSTTGKSIRSSWERDKASYKAQFYSDQIQNDTGKKGNRWSLITIRIALAVYVRSPAAYEALKSFNILQLPSKSTLQSYTGAFLHEPGACAESIIKQVAQYRTFQQSFQDQSGAVPMSDGAVIFDEMKVISSLIWNSRSHHLVGLAMSSQEQANLQDIFALFDPTSRLKQTSYILQFLWRDLTSSFDIVGPYFTSENPMTAKFVMACVLETVKLFQVYGLKTSILVCDGGAPNLAAVKASHGCFGAYGNNTHRNLSDQHVIKPWFTNPFNPPNRIFWLICPTRQLKNMINALFASKDGGARKFKTLEGIQFGWQAIVDMYQRECQRRDDGVARMIPRLREINLIKDSWTKLNVTPAKIMQQELVLSELYQYINSIPTPNDAANVRCTPAYLEACNQLFEKGFLSHSKICDTQGDVLKSIEQGYEYFKKWYIDLYGNAATTDARFLSWQTWDLLRICV; the protein is encoded by the exons ATGCAGAAGAGCAGTGATGAAGTACTCTGCAGACCGTGCAAAAGATTAAACAGTTATCTTGATCATCAGCGGAGAAGGTCAGATGTCAGTCCAGGAACGCGTCTGAAGAGGCAACAGCCGTCATCACGATATAAGTTGAAATATCTTTCACCTGCTAGTATTCGTAAAAGAAAAGCTGCAACTCAGAAAGAACGGTCAAATGACAAGGCAAAATTATCAAGGCTTAGTGAGTTTGATATTACCCTCGAAGATGACCAGTCGGATGAAGTTAGTGAAGTTCTCCAGACAATTGAACAACAATGTTCAGAAGAACTACACAGCATTCTCAAGGAGGCTGATACCCACTCATCTACTACTGGAAAATCAATTCGAAGTTCATGGGAACGGGACAAGGCAAGCTACAAGGCACAGTTTTACAGTGATCAAATACAGAATG ACACCGGAAAGAAAGGAAATCGTTGGAGTCTAATTACAATTCGGATCG CACTTGCAGTCTATGTACGCAGCCCAGCAgcttatgaagctttaaaaagCTTTAATATTTTACAGTTACCATCCAAGTCCACCTTGCAATCCTATACTGGTGCTTTCTTGCATGAACCTGGAGCATGTGCTGAATCAATCATCAAACAAGTGGCCCAGTATAGGACTTTTCAACAGTCATTCCAGGATCAGAGTGGAGCCGTTCCTATGTCAGATGGGGCAGTCATTTTTGATGAGATGAAAGTCATATCTTCATTAATATGGAACTCCCGAAGTCACCACCTGGTTGGTTTAGCGATGTCATCACAGGAGCAAGCTAATCTGCAAGATATTTTTGCTCTTTTCGACCCCACCAGTCGTTTAAAGCAAACTAGTTACATTTTGCAGTTCTTGTGGCGAGATCTAACCTCAAGTTTTGACATAGTGGGTCCGTATTTTACTAGTGAAAACCCGATGACTGCTAAATTTGTCATGGCATGTGTTCTGGAGACTGTCAAGCTTTTTCAG GTTTATGGCTTAAAAACTAGCATTTTGGTTTGCGATGGTGGAGCACCAAATTTAGCAGCTGTGAAAGCCAGCCATGGGTGCTTTGGAGCATATGGGAATAACACTCATAGAAACCTGTCTGACCAACATGTTATAAAGCCATGGTTTACAAATCCATTTAATCCACCAAATCGTATTTTTTGGCTGATCTGTCCAACACGTCAG CTCAAAAACATGATCAATGCTTTGTTTGCTTCTAAAGATGGTGGAGCTAGGAAATTTAAGACCCTTGAAGGCATTCAATTTGGATGGCAGGCAATAGTTGACATGTACCAACGGGAATGTCAGAGACGTGATGATGGTGTTGCCAGGATGATTCCTAGGCTTCGTGAAATAAATCTTATAAAGGATTCTTGGACAAAACTGAATGTGACACCTGCTAAGATTATGCAG CAAGAATTAGTGTTGTCTGAGTTGTACCAGTATATTAACAGTATCCCAACACCCAATGATGCTGCCAACGTGAGATGTACCCCGGCATACCTTGAAGCATGTAATCAACTATTCGAGAAAGGTTTTCTGAGCCACTCTAAAATCTGTGATACCCAAGGAGATGTTTTGAAATCCATTGAACAGGGATATGAATACTTCAAGAAGTGGTACATTGATCTTTATG GTAATGCAGCTACAACTGATGCAAGATTTTTAAGTTGGCAAA CCTGGGATTTGTTACGAATCTGTGTGTAG
- the LOC136253620 gene encoding uncharacterized protein, which translates to MLFGRRLRSHLDLLMPSVATRIQANQQQQKANHDSKRKLCEFDIDDAVYVKNFIGIPAWLPGVIEKCRGPLSYLVKLQSNKMVCRHVDHVKIRMSNNDVTDISDSDDDFL; encoded by the coding sequence ATGTTGTTTGGTCGCAGACTCAGATCACATCTAGACCTACTCATGCCTAGTGTAGCAACTAGAATTCAAGCTAACCAGCAACAGCAAAAGGCTAATCATGATAGCAAGCGTAAGTTGTGTGAGTTTGATATTGATGATGCTGTTTATGTTAAGAACTTCATTGGAATTCCTGCCTGGTTACCTGGTGTAATTGAGAAGTGCCGTGGGCCGTTGTCATATTTAGTAAAGTTACAGAGCAACAAAATGGTCTGTCGTCATGTAGACCATGTGAAGATTCGTATGTCGAACAATGACGTTACTGACATTTCTGACTCTGATGATGATTTCCTTTAA